The Malus sylvestris chromosome 3, drMalSylv7.2, whole genome shotgun sequence genomic sequence AGAGTGTATGGAAAGTAAAAACAGGTGTatagatatcacacccctatatcaattagggatgggcaacggttatggcaggtgggtaaccgcggttatttacccataaccgtttatgctcatactcacataaccgtttacccgttgggtaattgcctaaacggttatactcatactcataaccgtttataaacggttaaccatacccataaccgcatacacatttaaccgtaaccgtttaatacccgtttatccatttatcctttttaaccagtttatctttttttttaccattacccatttttcacccgtctacatgttttttaacaacttgaaaatttaaaaaaaaaatgtcataatttttttttttacaattaaacaccgttataggtacattcatatacatttccatattttaattttttaaatccttatatcattccaataattgaaataatagtttacggacgatatttttaactgttaccaatgaaggtaaacataatatttgctaagtattattgggttacaaaaattgtttagaagacatttctgtcaaaacatttctgtcaatttcacaATTACCAGtaaagaatttaaattaatttggccaattccttgatgatgagaatcatcattcctgtagcaATGTTATTGAGAAAATGATCGataaattccttgctaatttattgggtgctaagtattattggatcgggAGCATGGTTTGtattagttttacatatataaaataaatggataaacggttactcgtttataaccgcggttaatacccataacctccaatttaaatttcaagggtaaacggttatacccataaccatttatttatctaaacggttacccataacagtaaccgtttaatttaaatgggcgggtaactgcggttatccataaccaatgggtatttgcccatccctaatatCCATAGAATGCCCATAACTAGTTGGAGCATCGGCAAAGAAGTTTGCTTCTCTCCGTATATCTATATTAATAATCTAATAAATCCGtaattacaaaataattttagtgACAAGTAAAAGTAATATAAATAACAAGTAGGAGTTTACATACACAGACACAGTGACTGTCCTCGATTaagaaaaacactttaaagcAAAATAATTAGCAATCAAATTACAAAAACAACCCTAAAGCAAATGGCCAGCCACGAAGACCAGAGAGTCTAGCCTAATATAATCATCTGGGCCTACCCATGTTAGATCCGGACCCACTCTTCCCCATCCCAACTCCACTCACACCCATCTGATGAAACCCACTCCCGCCGTACACGTGTCCctgatgctgctgctgctgctgctgctgttgctgctgcCAGTATACCCCAGCTCCGCCACTGCTCCCACCACCGCCCTCATACCCAACCCCACCATTCCCGCCACCGCTCCCGTCCTTGTCACGCGCCGACACGCTGCTCTTCTCCCCTTCCATCTCCCTAAACCTCTGCAAATAAACCTTCAGAGGCTCCACGTACTCCTCGAACCCTAACGTCGTCATCGCCCACAGCAAATCGTCGCCGTTGATTGTCTTCCTCTTCTCCCTCTGACACTTGTCGGAGGCCTCGCCGGTGATGAAGCTTATGAACTCCGACACGCAC encodes the following:
- the LOC126614704 gene encoding nuclear transcription factor Y subunit B-3-like; this encodes MADSDNDSGGAHTKSELSPREQDRLLPIANVSRIMKKALPANAKISKDAKETVQECVSEFISFITGEASDKCQREKRKTINGDDLLWAMTTLGFEEYVEPLKVYLQRFREMEGEKSSVSARDKDGSGGGNGGVGYEGGGGSSGGAGVYWQQQQQQQQQQHQGHVYGGSGFHQMGVSGVGMGKSGSGSNMGRPR